One Silene latifolia isolate original U9 population chromosome 4, ASM4854445v1, whole genome shotgun sequence DNA segment encodes these proteins:
- the LOC141653214 gene encoding putative methyltransferase PMT2 — MATKGNSGDNKTRSPLSIFIVLGVCCFFYALGLWQRSGFGKGDSIALQITKQTDCTILSDLNFETHDGEIASSSELKAQLQKFEPCPDRFTDYTPCQDQARAMTFPRENMIYRERHCPPQEEKLRCLIPAPKGYVTPFSWPQSRDYVPFANAPYKSLTIEKAIQNWIQYEGDVFRFPGGGTQFPQGADAYIDDLASVIPMDNGLIRTALDTGCGVASWGAYLFKKNVLAMSFAPRDSHEAQVQFALERGVPAVIGVLGTIKLPYAPRSFDMAHCSRCLIPWGANGGIYMMEVDRVLRPGGYWVLSGPPINWENNYRSWERPKEELEEEQRKIEETAELLCWEKKSQKGEIAIWRKRENCKERVSRATICESQYATDVWYKKMEACITPYPDTSSSDAAAGGDWKPYPERLNAVPDRIESGSVPGVSTESYQEDIKEWSKHVSSYRRVNKLIDTGRYRNIMDMNAGLGSFAAVLDSPQLWVMNVVPTIAETDTLGVIFERGLIGIYHDWCEAFSTYPRTYDLIHAYGVFSLYKNKCNPEDILLEMDRILRPEGAVIFRDQVDVLMKVKRLAGGMRWKTRMVDHEDGPLLREKVLFAVKQYWVAGENNSTSSS, encoded by the exons ATGGCGACAAAGGGAAACTCAGGGGATAACAAAACAAGGAGCCCTCTATCAATCTTTATAGTATTGGGAGTATGCTGCTTCTTCTATGCATTGGGTTTATGGCAGCGAAGCGGGTTTGGTAAAGGCGATAGCATTGCATTGCAAATCACCAAGCAAACCGACTGTACTATCTTATCTGATCTCAACTTCGAAACACATGATGGCGAAATTGCCTCCAGTAGTGAACTCAAAGCCCAACTTCAGAAATTCGAGCCATGTCCTGACCGGTTCACTGACTACACCCCTTGTCAAGACCAGGCTAGAGCCATGACATTTCCTCGAGAAAACATGATTTATCGAGAAAGACATTGTCCTCCGCAGGAAGAAAAACTGAGGTGTCTGATTCCAGCACCTAAGGGGTATGTAACCCCTTTTTCTTGGCCTCAGAGCCGGGATTATGTTCCTTTTGCTAATGCGCCTTATAAAAGTTTAACAATCGAGAAAGCTATCCAAAATTGGATTCAGTATGAGGGAGATGTGTTTAGGTTCCCTGGTGGTGGAACTCAGTTTCCTCAGGGTGCTGATGCTTATATTGACGATCTGGCCTCGGTTATTCCTATGGATAATGGCTTGATTAGAACTGCTCTCGACACTGGTTGTGGG GTTGCAAGTTGGGGAGCATATTTGTTTAAGAAAAATGTATTAGCTATGTCATTTGCACCAAGAGACTCACATGAAGCACAAGTTCAATTTGCTCTCGAGAGAGGAGTGCCTGCTGTTATCGGTGTTCTTGGAACAATAAAGCTCCCTTATGCTCCTAGATCATTTGATATGGCTCACTGTTCTAGATGCCTGATTCCTTGGGGTGCAAACG gtggaATATATATGATGGAAGTGGATAGAGTGCTGAGACCAGGGGGTTACTGGGTACTCTCCGGTCCACCCATCAACTGGGAAAACAACTACAGATCATGGGAACGTCCCAAGGAAGAGCTCGAggaagaacaaaggaaaattgaAGAGACTGCTGAACTTCTATGCTGGGAGAAGAAATCTCAAAAGGGTGAGATTGCTATTTGGAGAAAACGAGAGAACTGTAAGGAACGCGTCTCTCGTGCCACCATTTGTGAATCTCAGTATGCTACTGATGTCTG GTATAAGAAAATGGAAGCATGTATAACTCCTTATCCCGATACAAGTTCTTCAGATGCAGCTGCCGGAGGAGACTGGAAGCCATATCCAGAAAGGCTTAATGCAGTTCCTGATAGGATCGAGAGTGGATCAGTTCCCGGTGTCTCCACTGAATCATACCAAGAAGATATCAAAGAATGGTCTAAGCATGTAAGTTCTTACAGAAGGGTTAACAAATTGATTGATACAGGAAGATACCGAAACATCATGGACATGAATGCTGGTCTAGGAAGTTTTGCTGCAGTACTTGATTCACCTCAATTATGGGTTATGAATGTTGTGCCTACTATAGCAGAAACGGATACATTAGGCGTCATTTTTGAACGCGGACTGATTGGCATATATCATGATTG GTGTGAAGCCTTTTCGACATATCCTCGGACATATGACCTGATTCATGCTTATGGAGTGTTCAGTCTCTATAAGAACAA GTGTAATCCAGAAGACATTCTGTTGGAAATGGATCGGATCCTGCGACCCGAGGGAGCAGTGATATTCAGGGATCAAGTTGATGTATTGATGAAGGTAAAGCGACTAGCCGGTGGAATGAGGTGGAAAACCCGAATGGTAGACCACGAAGACGGACCTCTCCTAAGGGAGAAAGTCTTGTTTGCTGTCAAACAATATTGGGTAGCTGGTGAAAACAACTCTACCTCATCTTCTTAA